The following nucleotide sequence is from Campylobacter anatolicus.
AATTATGAATTGTCTTAAATACAAAAGCCTTTATTCTAAACGGACAGCAGACTTTATTATAGATAGTGCTATGCTAGAAATTGCACAAAAAAGAATAGATGGGTTAGAATAACACGTTTTGCGTATAGCTACAAGATAAAAAACACGATTTTAATTTCTATACTCTTAATAACAATGAAACATTTTTGTCTTTACCAAGCTATCCTTGCTAGAACTTAGCACCGGCATAAATAAGCAAAACAATTTCATCACTCCATTTATCTCATTTACAAAAATGCCTTACCTTTATGCTCTGCAAAAGCTAGTTTTTGCTTCATTAACAGCCGCTAAAAAGCCCTACTAACTTTGCCACTTTTATCTATGCTACAAAATTTCTTCTCGTCACAAACCCCAGCGTAATCGCTATAAAAATTTTCTTATTTTTATCCTTATAAAAGTAGCGAAATTGCCAAAGCAACCATTACAAAACCAACGATAATCTCAAGCATCTTCCACGATATAGTCTTTGAAAATAGCGGTGCTAAGAGCCTTGCACCATATCCAAGCGAAAAGAAAAAAGTAAAACTAGCACACATCGCACCAAAGCCAAATATAAGTGAGAGCTCACCAAATTTAGTTGAGACCGAGCCTAGTAGGAGGACCGTGTCAAGATATACATGCGGATTAAGCCATGTAAATGCTAAAGTCAAAGTCATTATCTTACTCAAACTAGGAGCTTTATGCTCTTGTGGTTTTAGCTCGTGGCTCATAATATAAGCCGTATAAAAGCTCTTTAAGCCATAAATAAATAAAAATGCCGCACCACCGTAACGTGCCACGTCTTGCAAGTGGGTAAATTTCTGCACCAAATACCCAAGCCCAAACACACCAGCCATTATCAAAACTGCATCAGACACCGCACAGATAAGACATACAATAAAAACATACTCTTTTTTAATACCCTGCTTTAACACAAATGCATTTTGTGCTCCAATAGCTAAAATCAATGATAATCCAAGCCCAAATCCTGAAATAAACGCGTTCAAAATTTTCCTTTTAAATTTTTAAGTTATAATTAAAATAATATCAACCAAATATCTCAAATTTCTCAAACAATTCAGGCTCATTTTTTACAATACCGCGTTTTATCAAGCTTTCTATAACTTCATAAGTGCAATCAGTTTGAGCTGGCCACTCGCGGGTATAACCATCTTGTTTATCTTTGCTTGTCGCATCTATGCAAAATCTCTCGTCTTTTATAAATATATCACGCAGAGCATCTATATTATTTACAACTCGCCAAAGCAACATGTATACGTTATTTAAGTGATTTTCAGTGCCAACAAAGACAAGTAACTTAAAGTGCTGTTTAAATTCCATTAGCTTTTCAAAAGTTTCTTTTACAAGATTTGATTTATCAAATTTTATAATACATATCGGACATTTTGTGTCGGTTTTGTATTGTTTTAACTCCAAAATACCACTTGAAATACTTTTAAATTTAAAAAGCAGTTTGTCGTCACTTAAAATTTCTAATATCTCGCTACTTGAAAAGTCTTGTGTAACATCAACACCAAGCTTACCGCCAAAGCATGAGTTTGGACTAGCATGGTCTAACTGGTCGCACACTCCCTCGCTTATCAACAAACTTTTTGTCCCCAAGCGGTTTAGTATATAGTGTGAAATTTGCCCGTAGTTTTCTAAATTTGGTGCATCATTATCTACAAAGATTGCGTGTTTTACAAAGCTCATCTGCCCTATGCCCCAAAATGCGTGCATAGCCTGTTTGGCATGAGCCGGATAAAGCGTATTTAATTTAGCTAAGATTAGATTATGAAAAACCCCATTTTCAGGCATATTATAATCAATCAGCTCTGGCACTGTCGTTTGCAAAAGTGGCAAGAAGATCCGCTCAGTCGCCCAGCCCATATACTTATCCTCAAGTGGTGGCTTACCAACAACAGTAGCATGATAGACTGGGTTTTGCTTATGCGTGATAGCAGTTACATCCATTACCGGAAATGGTTCAATCGGCGTGTAAAATCCAGTATGATCGCCAAATGGTCCCTCAAGCTCAGTCTTATCCGTATCCACAAAACCTTCAATAACATAGTCTGCATCAAATGGTATATAAATTTCATTCGTAAGCGACTTTACGAGTTTTGCAGGACTTTTACGTATAAAGCCATAAAGCAATAGCTCAAACACACCCTTTGGCAACGGTGCTTGACCACACCAGATATAAAGCGGATCGCCACCTATTGCTACAGAAACTGGCATTTTTCGTCCTGCTTTTTTATACTCGTGGAAAAAATTTGCCCCATCTTTGTGTATCTGCCAGTGCATACCAAGGCGATTTTTATCATAAACCTGTAAACGATACATACCAATATTTTGTATATCTCCATCAAGACTTTGTGTATAGACCTGCCCCATCGTGATAAATGCTCCACCGTCCATCTCCCACGTCTTAAGCACTGGCAACTCGTATAAATTTATATCATTCTGCAATACCTGCTGACACTCGCCACGCCCATTTAGACGCTTTGTAAATACCTTTCGCATGGAAAAAAGATAGCTTAAAAAATTTAATTTATCACTGAAATTTTTAGGTCTTTGGGGCTTTAAAAGAGTTGAGATTTCACTCGCTATCTCATCTGGATCTCGTCCAAATATTAGCTTTAAAGCAGCTTTTGAACCGTAGATATTTGTCAACACTGGCGGATACTTTTTACCATTTTTGTCCACAACATTTGTAAAAAGTAGAGCCTGGGAGCCTTTACGCTTTACCTCTATGTAACTAGTATGTGCTATCTCAAGATCAATATCAATAGGCTCATTTATTTCGCGAAGCAATCCATTGTCTTTTAAAAGTTTAATGTAGTCCATTTTAAGTCCTTAATTTTAAAGGTGATTATAGCAAATTTAAGAGTGATTTTTAAATTTATGTATCAGCGATTTAGAAAATGCGATATAAATAACGATAAATGTATAGACAAATCCGATAAAGGCTTGATGTATGGTAAATAGACACAATGTTAGTTTTATTTTAGCTATTTTTGGACTAAAATTTTACTTTTTCATCTTAGTTTTTAAGTCAAATTTAAAACCAATTTAGTATCTAGTGCAAAGTTTATTAGTAATGATGCAAATCTCGCCAGATTTTAACATGTCTGTCGTTAAAGACAGCTATTTACTATTGTTCGTAGCCTTTTGCTAGTTTTATAGCACCCAGCAAGCATCTCATATTTGGCATTTTAAGTAAATTTGACTTATATACCATAAATTTAGCCATATCAAAATACTGCCAAGTTTTCCCATCAAATCCTAATATTGCAACCACATACTCTTTGGTTAAGTTAATTTACTACACTTAATTACTAAAATATAACTATTTTTATAATAAAGTTATCTCTATGGCTTAAAACCATACATAAGCATCTTGCACCGCTTTAACAGCAAGTAATGCATTAAATTTATTGACCGTATGGGTGATGATGGCTAAATAGCTTAATATTTATTGGTTTATTTATCTCATTTTATTACTTTTAATTTAAATCAAGTCGTCTTAAAAAGATACCAGTTTTTGGCAACTTTTTCTATCATTATTATACGATTTGGGCTCATTTGTGGCATATTTTGCAAATCATCGCAACGGAAAAATCCTACTATATTATCAAGCATACCACCGATGATAAGAGTAAATACGCCATATTCTTCGTTAAGCTCAGCCATATTAAAGTGCAAGTCAAGAAGCTCACGCTTTAGCTCTGCCACACTATTCTCGCCGTCATTATATAGCTCGTAAACTCTCTCGAATTTTATTGCATTTTCTCTACCAAATTTTAAAAGTTCACTATCACTAGCTAAAATAAGGCGTAAATTTATGATATCTATCTCACTTTTAATATCATTATCAAGTCCATCATATTCGCTTACTATCTCACGCAACATAGCAGTTTGGACCAGACTTCGCACCGCCACTATCTTGCCATCGCTAATAAATGCATAAAGATCCACTGCCCAACCACTTTTACTCATTGCGATACGATATATCTCATACTCATCACTATTGCCAAGCTTGACAATATCTTTAAGCTCAAATCCACGAGTGTTTAGCTCGGTGGCGTATTTGCGTAACACGTTTATGTCGGTATTTGCAAAGATAAAGCTAAGGCTAAGTAAAAATATCAAAACCGCTCTCATATTTAAATTTATCTCTCAAGCACAGCTACTACATGCTCCCAGCCAACCGCACGAGCAAGCTCAAGGGCCGTTAGCTTATCAGGTGTTCTCGCATTTTTATCAGCTCCGTATTCTAGCAAAATCTCAACCATACTCGCATTTCCAGCGATCGCTTGGCGATGTAGCATAGTATATCCATCATCATCAACGCTAGTCGCTTCACTTGGGTTTTTATCTAAAAACTCAGTCAAACTCTTTTTCATATTCACACTCATCGGATGTTCATGCAAGTTCTCAGGATGCTCATCTTGCTCACTCACTAGCATGACACGAGAAGGATCGCCAAATTCCATCCCCCATGCCTTATCATGCTCTACTCTCTCATCAGTACTCATAGTCGCTCTCATCGCTTGTATGCTAAATCCACCGCAAACCTTACCATCACTAGCAAACATCCAGTCGCTTATATCAGCTAGTTCTACTTTGATCTTGTCGCCGTTTTTGGTGCCACGCAAGTCATTTGGCTCGTTTATCAAAGTACCGTAGATAAATTTACCATCAAAATAGACATCATTTATCCACATATGCTCCACTAGTAACTCACCGTCTATCTCTTCGCTAAACATTACCTTTACACAAGAAAAATCAAGCTTTGGAATGATACGCTGATACTCCCAAGACTGCTCACGCCAAAAATACCTAAACGTCTTACGAGCCTCATTAAAAGCTGCTAACATTCTTGCATTATCGCCATCAACTTCAAAAACTACCTCTTTTTTGCTATTCTTTTGAGCCACTGTTTTGTCTTTATCACCGAAAAATGAACTAAAAATTCCCATTTTCTATCCTTTTAAATTTTATTTATTATATAAAATTTTTTGATTTGCTTAAAATTTTTGTAGATTGTGGCGTAAAAAAATTTTGCAAGGCACAAATTATACTTTTGTACCTTGCGATTAAATTTATTCTATAAATTTGCCATCTCTTCAGCACGACGAAGTAGCTCTTTTGCCCCCTTTGAAATAAATTCTCTTGCCAACTCCTTACCGACACTTTGGTATTGACTCTTTTTAGCAACTATGTGTTTTTCTAAACTCTCACTTCCATCAGGCAGACCAACAATCGCCGATATGCTGATCTCATCACCGTTTAAAGTAGCGTTTATACCAATAGGTACTTGACAACCACCTTCGAGCATAGCGACAAAATCCCGTTCAATACTAGTCTCTATGACCGCTTTTTCATCACGCAAAAAGGCGATTTTGTCTAAAATCTCATCATTATTTACCGCCTCTATGCCTAAAGCTCCCTGCCCCATAGCAGGTATCATCTTTGTAAGATCAAATGGATAGATAAATTTAACTTCATCTTTTAAATTTAAGCGGTTTATCCCAGCCATCGCTAAAATGATCGCATCAAACTCACCATCTTTTAGCTTTCTGAGTCTAGTTTGGACGTTGCCACGAAGTGAGATGATATGCAGATCTGGACGCATTTTTAGCAGTTGCATTTTACGGCGAAGACTTGTTGTACCTACCTTTGCTCTTTGTGGTAAATCATCAAATTTAGCGTATCTCTCGCTTATCATCGCGTCCCTTACATCTTCGCGAGAACATATCGCCGCTAACACTAAACCATCAGGAAATACCACAGGCACATCTTTTAAGCTATGCACAGCAATATGCGTCTCACCACTAAGCATACTATCTTCGAGCTCTTTTGTAAAAAGCCCTTTACCGCCGATCTTGGCTAGTGGAGTATCAAGTATCACATCGCCCTTTGTCTTCATACCGACTAGCTCAACGTTTAAATCAGCATAATGCTGCATTAGGCGTGATTTGATATGCTCGCTCTGCCAAAGTGCTAGTATGCTCTTTCTTGTTGCTATCTTTAACTCTCTCATCATCTATCCTTTAAATTTCTTGTTTCATATATCACTTCAACATCTATAATATCATCTTCATTATAATTTTTTGTGCTATTTTGTCTAGATTTGAACTCATAATATGTAAAATTTTCTGTATTATGCATATTTTGCATTTTTGGCTTTATAAATAGCGAGGCGATAAGTACCGCAACGCCAAGCATATCACTCAAAATACCTGGCATAAATAGTAAAAATCCAGCAACTCCTAAACTAAGCGTATTTACAATGCTACCATTTGCAAATAAATTTAAAAACCCATTTATATTTGTTGTCCCATTTAGCCCCATACGAAAAATGAGTGCCAAACCAATTGCACCGCTTATTAAAATCTCAAGTAAAAGCGTAAAAAAGCCATAAGAGATTATGAAAAAATACGTCGCTATAAGCTCAACAATAATATATGGCGTAAATAAAATTTTCACTAATGACATAAAACGTCTTTTATCACGTTAAATGCGTCTTTTGCTTCTATCTTGGTTTTAGCTAGGCTCTTACGCTCTATCAACTCCACTTTGCCCTCAGCCAAATCTTTACCAACAAGCAATGCATATGGAAAACCAATAAGTTCAAAATCATTGATTTTTATACCAAATCGCTCATTTCTATCATCAAGTAAAACATTCACGCCATCATTTTTTAAGCTTTCATAAAGCTTAGTAGCAAATTCAATAGCATTTTCATCTTTTAAATTTGATATGATTATCTCTAAATCAAATGGTGCACAAGCCTTGTTCCACACGCATCCTCTCTCATCATGACTAGCCTCTATCATAACAGCTATTAAACGGCTCACACCTATGCCATAACACCCCATATAAAATGGCTTTGCTTTGCCATTTTCGTCTAAAAATGTCGCACCCATCGCGGCTGAATACTTCTGCCCAAGCTGAAAGATATGTCCCACTTCAATACCTTTGTGAATTTCCAGCTCACCACCACAGTGCGGACATCTATCACCAGAACTAACCGCAACTAAGTCTTTAAAACGCTCATTGTTAAAGCTAGATACGCTAACTCCTACAAAATGATACTCATGCTCGTTTGCACCGCATATCATAGAAGTAGCGTTTTTTAGCTCATTATCTATGTAAAAATCAATATTTTTTAGCCCAACAGGACCACAGTATCCAGCTACAATCCCAGCCGCTACGACCTCATCCTCACTAGCATCTATTAGCTCTAATGCACCACAAGCGTTTTGTGCCTTTGTCTCTTGTAACTCGTCGTTGCCACGCACAAAAAAGACTACCACTTTTTGCTCATTTTCATATATCGCCTTTTTAATGACCGCTTTTATCGTGTAATACTCATCAACTTTAAAAAAATCGGCCACAGCTTTTATAGTCTTTGTATTTGGTGTTAGAAATTTAGCAGCATCAGCCTCTGGTGCTTCAGATGTAGTTGTCTTTTTAGCTCTTTTTGCAGCCTCAATGTTTGCGGCATATTTGCAAGAGTTGCAGCAAAGTATATCATCTTCGCCATTTTTAGCTAACACCATAAATTCCTTACTCCCACTCCCACCTATCGCACCGCTATCAGCCTCAACTGCACGAAAATTCAGCCCCAAACGGGTAAAAATCCTCGAATAAGTCTCCTCCATTAGATCAAACTCACGTTTTAAATCACTCTCATTAGCGTGAAAGCTATAAGCGTCCTTCATCGTAAACTCACGACCTCTAAGCAGACCAAATCTAGGTCTTGCCTCATCTCTAAATTTGGTATTTATCTGATATAAATTTAACGGTAACTGCTTATAGCTCGTTACCTTACCACGCACAAGTGCGACTGCTGATTCTTCGTTAGTAGGACTTAAGACAAAGTCATTATCCTTTCTATCCTTAAAGCGTAAAAGCTCCTTGCCAAAGACATTGAAGCGTCCACTCTGTTTCCATAGTTCACCACTTGTAGTAACGCTAAAACTTACTTCCAATGCTCCAGCAGCATTCATCTCTTCACGCACGACATTTGCGATTTTATCATGCACGATCTTGCCAAGTGGCAAGAGATTATAAAGCCCTGAACCCATCTGCTCTACAAATCCGCCACGCACAAGGTAGATATGGCTAGGTAGCGTTGCGTCTTTTGGTGCTTCTTTTGTTGTTGGTGCATAAAATTTACTAAATTTCATTATATCTCCCCATCTTTTTCTATCTTTATCACTTTATTTTGCGGAACTATGTCAAAGACAAATCCCATAGCCTTAGCCACATCCTGTGCGTCATCACGAGATGCAAGTTGTTTTAAATTTACAGTTGGGCTATGCAAAAATGCCTTAAAAACCTGATGTATAAGCCGATAAGCTTCATCCTTGTCACTATGTCTTAGATAGCCTTTTTTTATAGCCTTTTCTAGCTCCGCCTCAGCACACTGCTGAGCTTTGATACGGATAGCTTTTATAACCGGTATACTTATGTTATCTTTCATAAATTTTAAAAACTCATTCGTGCTTTGACCTACGATTGAGTATGCGAGTTGTGCCTGTTCTTCACGTAAAGCTAAATTTTTCTTGACTATCTCTTCAAGATTATCTACACTATAAACGCTAATAGTTTCTGAATTTACAAGCTCTATATCGCGAGGTACGGCTATGTCAAAAAAGTAACGGTGAAACTCGCGTGGTTCTATAAGTAGTCCTGTTATGACAGGGTGCGGTGCAGATGTGCTTGAGAAAATGAGATCAAATTTATTAATGTAATCTTTTAGTTTTAATATCGTATCCCAACTAGCCTTTTCACCTAGCTCATCAACTAGCTGTTCTACTCGCTCAGTACTGCGGTTTATAATAATAACATCAGCTCCACTTGCTATTAGATGACGTGCTGCTAGTTCACCCATCTCGCCAGCTCCGACTACGACGGCAGTCTTGCCCTCTAATGTACCAAAAATTTCTTTTGCCTTTGCCACGGCTACGCTTGAGACTGATATTGGGTTTTTAGAGATTTGCGTCTCGTTTCGCACACGGGCAGCACACTTACAAGCGTAGTGTATCGCCTTACTGATATTTTCGCCACACACACCGTTATCACAGGCAAATTTAAAAGCTGCCTTTAGCTGTCCAACTATCTGCGTCTCGCCCACAACAAGGCTATCAAGTGAACTAGCCACTGAAAAGAGATGATGGACTGCACCGCTATTTTCATAGATATCAGCTCTCTCAAATAGCTCATCTTCAAAAACCCCTGAAAATACCGCCATACAGCGTATAATATGCGTAGTAGCTAGTTTCGTCTCATCAACATAAGCTAGGACTTCTACGCGGTTACAAGTGCTTAATACCATACACTCATCTACATTTTTACTTGATTTTATCAGCCTTAAAATTTGATCTTTTTTCTCATCGCTATCAAGGGCTAGTTTCTCGCGTACAGCGATGTTGGTATTTTTATGTGTAAAACTAATATTTAGATAATTCATCAAAATTCCCTATCTATCATACTTGTAATAATGCTCTCAAGCTCTTCATTTTTATACTCTTTTATAGCTTTTAATGCCTCATCGCATATCGATTTGGCCTCATTTATGCACCGCTTTATGCAACCAAATTTAATCAAGCTTTGCTTTATCCACTCACTCTGCTCATTATTTAGCTCTTTGGCATGAAGTGAGACTAGACGCTCTTTATCACTTTTTGAAAGTGCTTCATACAGATATATATAAGGCAGAGTTGTTTTGCCCTCTTTATAATCATTAAGTGATGGCTTACCAAGAGTTGTGCTATCTTGCGTTATATCAAGCACATCATCTATTATCTGAAATGCAAGTCCTAGATTTTTACCATAAATTTTAAACTTCTCTTCATCTAATCCAGCAAGTATCGCTCCACATCTAGCACTTGCCTCTATCAAAACGGCGGTTTTATAATATATCATATCCATATATTTTTGCTTATCAGCGTTAAAGCTCTCTCCAAGACGCACATCAAGCAACTCACCTATGCTTAAGTGGCTAACCGCCTGCGAAAGACACTGAGCGATATTTGGAGTAAATTTAGAAAGCTCAAAAAAGCCTTTTGAGTATAATATATCACCCAGCATTACCGCATTTTTTGTACCAAAAATGGCATTTATGCTAGGTTGTCCTCGCCTAAGCTTTGCTTCATCTATGATGTCATCATGTAGTAAACTAGCCAGATGGATGAGCTCTATTATCGCACAAAGTCTAAGTGAATCCTTGCTCTCTTTGGCAATTTTTAATATTAGTTTTGAGCGTAGTTTTTTACCTGAGCTTATGCAAGCAAACATCTCATTTATCCCGATATAGCCCAACTCATCTATAAATTCAAGCATTATTTCATCTATTTTATTCATATCTTGCCTTTAGTTCTCGTTATTCATGGTATTACCTACGACACTTCGCACAGGCGGGTCAATAAAGTTCACATCTATGCGTTTGCTCTCATCAAGGATATTTACATTAAAACTAGCCTTTCGATTTTCAAATTTTACAAATGATAGATACAATTTCACAGCATCTGTCGTTGGCATAGTAAAATCAGGTAAAATTCGTTGCATATATGTATCAACTCCGTGTCTAAGCGAAAGGCTCATTTGGCGTGGATAGCGACGGAAAAAGCTCTGTACTACGATATTTGTGCTATCATAGAGCGTCCAACGAAAGTCAAATACATCTTGCTTTTGAGTTGCCTTTTCAGTGATAAACACCCTAGCCCATTCATCTTTTTTAAGCTCAAAAGTATGTGTCTGGGCTGGATCAAATTTAGGAGCACCAGCATAGCAAAGAGTGTAAAATAGCATACAAATGTAAAAAATTCTACTCATTTTGGCTTAAAATTTCTCCGCTTAATGCGATATATAAATCGTTTAAACCATCTTCAAGCACATCAGGATTTTGTGCTTTGTAGCTATTTATCATCGCTTCGTTAAAGCCATTTTTATCGCAAAACTCACGCATTATAACGAGCTCTTCAAATACACGCTCAAGCTCTTTTGCGACTACCGTAGGACTTGCATTACGCACAATATCTATCAATTTATCTCTAGGGGTGCCTTCAAAAATATCAATCACAGCTAACTTTCATCGTAAAATAAGCCCAAATTATAACCAAATAAGATAAATTTTATGTCAAATTATCTATAATACTCCACGCTTCATCTACATCTTTAGCGTTAAACTCAGCAGTCTTGCTCCCATCACCAAAGCCCCAACTTACCTGCATATACGCTATATTAGCGTTTTTGGCAGCCAACTCATCCTTTTTGCTATCGCCTACAAATATCGCAATATCCGCCCCTGTACGTTTCAAAGCAAGAAATAGCATAGCTGGATCAGGCTTTTGTGCCACACCCTCATCAACGCCAATAATCTCATCAAACAGCTCATAAATTTCATTTTTTCTCAAAATTGCTTCAAGCGTATTTTGCGGTGCATTACTTGCTAAAACCACAGCATACCCAGCATTTCGGCACTTTATTAAAAGCTCTTTAACACCATCATAGCATACAGCAAATTTATCATAATAAGCTTTAAATTTATCCTCAAAACCCTGTTTTAGTCCAGCACTTGGATTATCAATACCATAAAAATCAAGTGCGAGATTACGCCCTGGCTCATTTA
It contains:
- a CDS encoding LysE/ArgO family amino acid transporter, with amino-acid sequence MNAFISGFGLGLSLILAIGAQNAFVLKQGIKKEYVFIVCLICAVSDAVLIMAGVFGLGYLVQKFTHLQDVARYGGAAFLFIYGLKSFYTAYIMSHELKPQEHKAPSLSKIMTLTLAFTWLNPHVYLDTVLLLGSVSTKFGELSLIFGFGAMCASFTFFFSLGYGARLLAPLFSKTISWKMLEIIVGFVMVALAISLLL
- a CDS encoding menaquinone biosynthesis decarboxylase translates to MDYIKLLKDNGLLREINEPIDIDLEIAHTSYIEVKRKGSQALLFTNVVDKNGKKYPPVLTNIYGSKAALKLIFGRDPDEIASEISTLLKPQRPKNFSDKLNFLSYLFSMRKVFTKRLNGRGECQQVLQNDINLYELPVLKTWEMDGGAFITMGQVYTQSLDGDIQNIGMYRLQVYDKNRLGMHWQIHKDGANFFHEYKKAGRKMPVSVAIGGDPLYIWCGQAPLPKGVFELLLYGFIRKSPAKLVKSLTNEIYIPFDADYVIEGFVDTDKTELEGPFGDHTGFYTPIEPFPVMDVTAITHKQNPVYHATVVGKPPLEDKYMGWATERIFLPLLQTTVPELIDYNMPENGVFHNLILAKLNTLYPAHAKQAMHAFWGIGQMSFVKHAIFVDNDAPNLENYGQISHYILNRLGTKSLLISEGVCDQLDHASPNSCFGGKLGVDVTQDFSSSEILEILSDDKLLFKFKSISSGILELKQYKTDTKCPICIIKFDKSNLVKETFEKLMEFKQHFKLLVFVGTENHLNNVYMLLWRVVNNIDALRDIFIKDERFCIDATSKDKQDGYTREWPAQTDCTYEVIESLIKRGIVKNEPELFEKFEIFG
- a CDS encoding DUF2314 domain-containing protein; the protein is MGIFSSFFGDKDKTVAQKNSKKEVVFEVDGDNARMLAAFNEARKTFRYFWREQSWEYQRIIPKLDFSCVKVMFSEEIDGELLVEHMWINDVYFDGKFIYGTLINEPNDLRGTKNGDKIKVELADISDWMFASDGKVCGGFSIQAMRATMSTDERVEHDKAWGMEFGDPSRVMLVSEQDEHPENLHEHPMSVNMKKSLTEFLDKNPSEATSVDDDGYTMLHRQAIAGNASMVEILLEYGADKNARTPDKLTALELARAVGWEHVVAVLER
- the hemC gene encoding hydroxymethylbilane synthase → MRELKIATRKSILALWQSEHIKSRLMQHYADLNVELVGMKTKGDVILDTPLAKIGGKGLFTKELEDSMLSGETHIAVHSLKDVPVVFPDGLVLAAICSREDVRDAMISERYAKFDDLPQRAKVGTTSLRRKMQLLKMRPDLHIISLRGNVQTRLRKLKDGEFDAIILAMAGINRLNLKDEVKFIYPFDLTKMIPAMGQGALGIEAVNNDEILDKIAFLRDEKAVIETSIERDFVAMLEGGCQVPIGINATLNGDEISISAIVGLPDGSESLEKHIVAKKSQYQSVGKELAREFISKGAKELLRRAEEMANL
- a CDS encoding FxsA family protein; protein product: MSLVKILFTPYIIVELIATYFFIISYGFFTLLLEILISGAIGLALIFRMGLNGTTNINGFLNLFANGSIVNTLSLGVAGFLLFMPGILSDMLGVAVLIASLFIKPKMQNMHNTENFTYYEFKSRQNSTKNYNEDDIIDVEVIYETRNLKDR
- a CDS encoding proline--tRNA ligase produces the protein MKFSKFYAPTTKEAPKDATLPSHIYLVRGGFVEQMGSGLYNLLPLGKIVHDKIANVVREEMNAAGALEVSFSVTTSGELWKQSGRFNVFGKELLRFKDRKDNDFVLSPTNEESAVALVRGKVTSYKQLPLNLYQINTKFRDEARPRFGLLRGREFTMKDAYSFHANESDLKREFDLMEETYSRIFTRLGLNFRAVEADSGAIGGSGSKEFMVLAKNGEDDILCCNSCKYAANIEAAKRAKKTTTSEAPEADAAKFLTPNTKTIKAVADFFKVDEYYTIKAVIKKAIYENEQKVVVFFVRGNDELQETKAQNACGALELIDASEDEVVAAGIVAGYCGPVGLKNIDFYIDNELKNATSMICGANEHEYHFVGVSVSSFNNERFKDLVAVSSGDRCPHCGGELEIHKGIEVGHIFQLGQKYSAAMGATFLDENGKAKPFYMGCYGIGVSRLIAVMIEASHDERGCVWNKACAPFDLEIIISNLKDENAIEFATKLYESLKNDGVNVLLDDRNERFGIKINDFELIGFPYALLVGKDLAEGKVELIERKSLAKTKIEAKDAFNVIKDVLCH
- the hemA gene encoding glutamyl-tRNA reductase, with the translated sequence MNYLNISFTHKNTNIAVREKLALDSDEKKDQILRLIKSSKNVDECMVLSTCNRVEVLAYVDETKLATTHIIRCMAVFSGVFEDELFERADIYENSGAVHHLFSVASSLDSLVVGETQIVGQLKAAFKFACDNGVCGENISKAIHYACKCAARVRNETQISKNPISVSSVAVAKAKEIFGTLEGKTAVVVGAGEMGELAARHLIASGADVIIINRSTERVEQLVDELGEKASWDTILKLKDYINKFDLIFSSTSAPHPVITGLLIEPREFHRYFFDIAVPRDIELVNSETISVYSVDNLEEIVKKNLALREEQAQLAYSIVGQSTNEFLKFMKDNISIPVIKAIRIKAQQCAEAELEKAIKKGYLRHSDKDEAYRLIHQVFKAFLHSPTVNLKQLASRDDAQDVAKAMGFVFDIVPQNKVIKIEKDGEI
- a CDS encoding polyprenyl synthetase family protein, with the protein product MNKIDEIMLEFIDELGYIGINEMFACISSGKKLRSKLILKIAKESKDSLRLCAIIELIHLASLLHDDIIDEAKLRRGQPSINAIFGTKNAVMLGDILYSKGFFELSKFTPNIAQCLSQAVSHLSIGELLDVRLGESFNADKQKYMDMIYYKTAVLIEASARCGAILAGLDEEKFKIYGKNLGLAFQIIDDVLDITQDSTTLGKPSLNDYKEGKTTLPYIYLYEALSKSDKERLVSLHAKELNNEQSEWIKQSLIKFGCIKRCINEAKSICDEALKAIKEYKNEELESIITSMIDREF
- a CDS encoding DUF2018 family protein: MIDIFEGTPRDKLIDIVRNASPTVVAKELERVFEELVIMREFCDKNGFNEAMINSYKAQNPDVLEDGLNDLYIALSGEILSQNE
- a CDS encoding HAD family hydrolase, with the protein product MKAVIFDMDGTIINSAKAIECTINELRNEMGLAPLDTDFIVKAINEPGRNLALDFYGIDNPSAGLKQGFEDKFKAYYDKFAVCYDGVKELLIKCRNAGYAVVLASNAPQNTLEAILRKNEIYELFDEIIGVDEGVAQKPDPAMLFLALKRTGADIAIFVGDSKKDELAAKNANIAYMQVSWGFGDGSKTAEFNAKDVDEAWSIIDNLT